Sequence from the Seonamhaeicola sp. ML3 genome:
AGCGTTGGTGTAAAACGCTTCGTTATTAGTGATAACGGCACCACCCTCACCACAAGTTATGGTCTTTACGAAGTCGAACGAAAAACAACCTAAATCGCCTATGCTTCCTAAGGCTTTTCCGTTATAGGTTCCGCCTATAGCTTGGCAAGCATCTTCTACCAAAAGTAAATTATGAGTATCACAAATAGCCTTTAAACGATCCATATGCCCCATGCTTCCACACATTTGAACTACCATAACCGCTTTGGTTTTAGGCGTAATGGCAGCCTCTACTGCTTTAGGATCCAATGCTAATGTCTCATCAATATCAACCAGTATTGGTATAGCCCCCAGAGCCATAATGGCTTCAAAACTGGCTACAAATGTAAATGTTGGCATAATCACTTCATCTCCTGCTCCTACTCCAGCTGCTGCCAAAGCAACAGAAACAGCCGCAGTACCGCTTGATACAAGCTGAACATGATTTACACCAAATGTCTTTTCTAAAGCACTTTCTAGGGCTTTGGCTTTCCAATGGCCATTACGCATGCCATCAAAACCATAGCGCATTAGTACACCATTGTCTAAAACATCGTTTACTTGCTTTCTTTCTAGTTCACCAAACAACTCAAATCCAGGCATATTCTTCTGTTATAATTCAAAAACACTTTCTTCAACAGACATTCTAACTTTCTTGAAATCTGCAAACATATCATCTTCTGCTCTAAAACCTACTGGTAAAAGTAGTACAGACTTTAATCCTTTTTCTTTAAGGTTTAACGCTTCATCGTAAGCCCCAGGGTTAAAACCTTCCATTGGGCAAGCATCTATTCCCTCTATAGCACAGACGGTCATTAAATTTCCAATAGCTATGTAGGCTTGATTTTTAGACCATTGCTGTTGTTCCTCTTTCGATTTGCCATTCATCATTTTGATGAGCCCCAACCTATATGGGTCTAAAATATCGTCTGGTGTATTTCGCGTACTTTTAATATTTGAGTAGTAATTGTTTACATCGTCTTCGTTAATTTGATCTTGGATGCAAAAAACTAATAAGTGTGAGGCATCAACAACTTGTCTTTGGTTATATGAATGTTCTACCAAAGATTCCCTTGTGGCTTTATCTTCAATGACTACCATCTTAATAGTTTGAAGGCCAAAAGACGTAGCGGTTAAATTAAATGCCTCTTTGAGAATTTGTAATTGCTCTTTTGAAATCTTCTTATTCTTATCAAACTTCTTGGTAGCGTATCTCCACTTTAACTTATCTATAATATCCATTTCCTTTTATTTTTTTACAAATGTACTATTTGAAACTCCAAAATGACACTTTAGAAAACAAAATAAGTTAATAGTTCTCTCAAACGAAATTATTTTCAAAAAGTTGAATTTTTATTTGAAAGAAACCAAAAAGGATTTTATATTTGCACCCGCCTATGGGAAATGAATTTCCCTCTGGCGGGCAAGCCCGCTAAAAGGCAAACGCAAAAGATACTGGAGAAATGGCAGAGTGGTCGAATGCGGCAGTCTTGAAAACTGTTGAGGGTCACACCTCCGGGGGTTCGAATCCCTCTTTCTCCGCTTAGATTTATTCAAAATCAATCAAAGTCCTGTAAACTCAATGTTTACGGGACTTTTTAGTTTCTACAAAATAGTAAAATATCTATTAAAAAGCATTCTGTTGGTGACCTATTAGGTGACCTTTTTTAAACCTTATTTAGGTCACCAAATTGTTTATAACTGTTTATAAATCAGTGTTATAATTCAATTATAAGACCTAGAAATTTCGTAAATTAATGTATAATTAAAGGTCACCAGAATGAACAAAACATTTGGATTATTATTCTACTTAAAAAAGAGTAAAGTAGATGCACAAGGTAATTGCCCAATTTACCTACGTATTACCATAGATGGTAAACGCACAGAGATTAGTACAAAACGTACTATTGCCATTGAAAAATGGAGCAATAAAGCCAATAAAGCTATTGGAAGAACAGAAGATATACGGGAGCTAAATGCCTATTTAGATTCACTTACTACAAAAGTATATCAAAGCCAAAGAGACTTAATTCAAGATAACAAAGAGGTTACAACTGAAACCCTTAAAAACAAGTTTCTAGGCGTTGAAGATAAGGAGCGTACCATAATAACACTATTTAAAAATCATAACAAGCAAGTTGAAAAATTGGTAGGCAAAGAGTTTTCGGCAGGAACTTTAGAGCGTTATAAAACGGTATGTAAGCATCTGCAAGAGTTTATGCAAGAGCAATACAATGTAAGTGATATACCTATTAAGAGAATAGACCACAAGTATATTACAGATTTTGAGTTCTATTTAAAAACCGTTAGAAACTGCGGTCATAACAGCACAATCAAGTACATCAAGAATTTTAAAAAGATAGTACGCATTGCAATAGCAAACGATTGGATTAAGAAAGACCCTTTTTTAAATTATAAAGTCCGTTTAAAAGAAGTAGAACGTCAATTTCTTTCAGAAGAAGAAATACAAGAAATGCTTAACAAAAAGTTACATACGCCAAGACTAGAACAAGTAAGAGATATTTTTATTTTCTGTTGCTTTACAGGGTTAGCGTATAGCGACGTTAAAAAGCTATCAAAAGACAATTTAGTATTTGGTATTGATGGCGATAAGTGGATAAAAACAAAGCGTACTAAAACGGATACACGCAGTAATATTCCACTACTTCCAACCGCATTAGAAATCATAAAGAAATATGAGAATCATCCAGAGGCAGTTACAAAAGGCGTTTTACTTCCTGTATTGAGTAACCAAAAGTCTAATGCTTATCTCAAAGAGATAGCAGATTTATGTAGCATCAATAAAAACTTAACAACCCACTTAGCGCGCCATACGTTCGCAACTACAGTAACATTGTCTAATGGTGTGCCTATGGAATCGGTTAGTAAAATGTTGGGCCATAAATCACTAAAAACAACACAACATTAT
This genomic interval carries:
- a CDS encoding DegT/DnrJ/EryC1/StrS aminotransferase family protein, which gives rise to MPGFELFGELERKQVNDVLDNGVLMRYGFDGMRNGHWKAKALESALEKTFGVNHVQLVSSGTAAVSVALAAAGVGAGDEVIMPTFTFVASFEAIMALGAIPILVDIDETLALDPKAVEAAITPKTKAVMVVQMCGSMGHMDRLKAICDTHNLLLVEDACQAIGGTYNGKALGSIGDLGCFSFDFVKTITCGEGGAVITNNEAFYTNADHYSDHGHDHIGNDRGAEGHPFLGYNFRISELHAAVGLAQVQRLPEFIAIQRRNLNILKEALSVIPEVTLRTVPEGGEESGAFLNFFLPNLEITRKVIEGFKDGGVDACWNYYDNNWHYIRKWEHLKTLKSLFPITNEVKTGLKYLEHKTFEQSDHFIGRNISCLIKLSWTAKDVQQRAGKMVEIIKNSL
- a CDS encoding NAD(P)H-dependent oxidoreductase codes for the protein MDIIDKLKWRYATKKFDKNKKISKEQLQILKEAFNLTATSFGLQTIKMVVIEDKATRESLVEHSYNQRQVVDASHLLVFCIQDQINEDDVNNYYSNIKSTRNTPDDILDPYRLGLIKMMNGKSKEEQQQWSKNQAYIAIGNLMTVCAIEGIDACPMEGFNPGAYDEALNLKEKGLKSVLLLPVGFRAEDDMFADFKKVRMSVEESVFEL
- a CDS encoding site-specific integrase, which produces MNKTFGLLFYLKKSKVDAQGNCPIYLRITIDGKRTEISTKRTIAIEKWSNKANKAIGRTEDIRELNAYLDSLTTKVYQSQRDLIQDNKEVTTETLKNKFLGVEDKERTIITLFKNHNKQVEKLVGKEFSAGTLERYKTVCKHLQEFMQEQYNVSDIPIKRIDHKYITDFEFYLKTVRNCGHNSTIKYIKNFKKIVRIAIANDWIKKDPFLNYKVRLKEVERQFLSEEEIQEMLNKKLHTPRLEQVRDIFIFCCFTGLAYSDVKKLSKDNLVFGIDGDKWIKTKRTKTDTRSNIPLLPTALEIIKKYENHPEAVTKGVLLPVLSNQKSNAYLKEIADLCSINKNLTTHLARHTFATTVTLSNGVPMESVSKMLGHKSLKTTQHYAKILDRKVSDDMAILKQKFADKSNVEASKRLAN